The region GTGAGCTTTGACATGCTCTCTCGTCAGGGGCCTTACCGATTGGCTGATCTCGCAGTTTCTGGCCGGAATACGGACCGGAAGCCCGAACCGATTGTGCCGCTCGCAGCGCCAAACCTGCCGACGCCGGGCGACCAAACCCAGCAGTTAACACTGACCATGATGGGAGGCGCTATGGGGGGTCGGCACGGCGGTGCAAATATCTGGTCATTCAACGATGTCTCAGACCTGCCGGACGCGCCTTTTGCCTCTATTGAACGGGGCGAAACGCTGCGCATCACTCTCGTCAACGACACCGCATTCCCCCATGGCATCCATCTGCACGGTCACCACTTTTATGAGCTGGCATCCGACGGCAGTCTCGGAGACCTGCGCGATACGTCCCTCGTAGCCGCGGGTGAAAGCCGCGATATCCTTTGCGTTTTCGACAACCCAGGCCGCTGGTTGATCCATTGCCATATGCTGAGCCACGCTATCGGGGGGATGCGCACATGGGTGACCGTGGGATGATACGTTTTGCGCTCGTTACCCTTGCCATGACCACATCTGCGCAGGCAGACCACGAACTTGACCGGCGCGACATCGTTGCGGGTCGCGCGCTCTATGACGAGGCCTGTGCAGCCTGTCATGGCGCTGACCTCGAAGGCCAGCCCGATTGGCGTACGCCCGATGAGGACGGTATACTGCCAGCCCCTCCGCATGATGCAACGGGCCATACCTGGCATCACGACAACCTATTGCTGTTCGAATACACCAAACTCGGGGGCAAAGCCGCATTGGCGGCACGCGGCATCGAAGATTTCAACAGCGGCATGCCAGCCTTCGGCGACGCACTTACAGATGACGAAATCTGGGACATCCTTGCCTATATCAGATCGACCTGGCCGCCGCGCGAACAGGCCTCTCAGGCTAGCCGCAACCGGCCGCATTGAAGGTTATCTGAAATACGGCGCAGGCGACCCCAGTCAGGGGTAGCGCAATCGTTTCCCTGCGTCCGCGTCATCTACGTCGCTAACCTTGCCGATGAGCTTTCCAAGACACATCCAACCGCGAGGATAGACATACCCGGAAGGAGACTGTCTATTCTCGCAGTTGAGCAGTTTACCGCACACGGGCCTGCGCCCGTCTCAAAGCGCCGTGGCCGTTTCTGCTTGAGATAGGATACCCAAGCTCGCAAGGGCGCGGGCGAGGTCGCGGTCTCCGAAAGGTTTCTGAACCACGGCGCAGCGGCCTAGGGTCGCGGCCGTGGCCACTTCGGCCTGGCCCGTGGCAAAGATGATGGGCATGTCGGGATGCTGTTTGCGCACGCGGGTCGCGACCTCTTCGCCTGAGATATCCGGCAGGCCCACGTCAATCAGCAGCGCGTCGTATTGGCCCGATTGCAACTTGTCCAATGTCTCCTGCCCCGAGGCTGTCTCTGTCACCTCAGTCCCCAGACTGTGCAGGATATCCGCCAGATCCAACCGGATCAGCGCGTCATCTTCGCATAGCAATACACGGCAGGGGCGGTCATGCGCCTCTTCCGCTGCCCTATCAGCAACCGTGGGGGCCGACGCTAAAGCGTCGCGCACCTTGATCGCCAAAGCGTCCTTGGTAAAGGGCTTGGCAAGGAACTGCACCCCGGCATCCACCCGGCCATCGCGCACAATTGCATCACGCGAATAGCCCGAAATGAAAAGGATTGGCAGATCGGGTCGCTCGGTCTGAAGGGTCTGCGCCATATCGCGGCTGCTAAGCTCACCGGGCATGACCACATCTGAGACCAACAGGTCGAACTCCGGCTCCTGCCGGGCAACTTCTAGGGCGGCAGTCGGATCTTCGGCGGTGCGCACATGATAGCCGAGATCAGACAGCAGGGCTGCGGTAGCATCGCGCACCTCGGCGTCGTCTTCGACCAGCAACACGATCTCATTCCCCCCGGAGATGTCCGACGGATCATGCCATTGCAAAGGCTCTGCCGCCGATTGTGCACGGGGCAGAAGCAGCGTCACGGTGGTGCCCGCACCGGGGCGGCTGTTGATGGTTACCCGCCCCCCCGATTGCCGCGCGAAACCGTATACGGTCGACAGCCCCAGCCCGGTGCCCTTGCCCACGGGCTTGGTCGTAAAGAATGGGTCGAAAACCTTGTCGAGCGTCTCTGCCGGAATGCCCGGCCCTTCGTCGATAACCTTTACCTCGACGTAATCTCCCGCCACCATGTCGGGCTCTCCCAACAAGTCCTCGGGACCGAAATGCCGGTTCGCAATGGCGATCTTCAGCTTGCCACGCCCCTCCATCGCGTCCCGAGAGTTGATCACGAGGTTCAGCACCGCGTTCTGGGTACTTGCGGCATCGACATAGGCCGGCCAGAGAACGTCGGGCGCGTCGATGGCAACGTCCATCCCATCGCCCAAAGCGCTGCGCAAGATATCGTCGATATCAGTTAAGAGATCCCGCAGGTCGATAGAGCGCGGCTGCAGCGGCTGTCGACGGCTGAAGGCCAGCAGTTGCGAGGAAAGCGACGCGCCGCGTTCCACCGCGCGCATGGCCGCATCAAGCCGCACCCGCGCAGGGGAATCAGCCGAGATTTCACGCGCGGCCATGGTCAGGCTGCCGGTCATCACCTGCAGCAGGTTGTTGAAATCATGAGCAATGCCTCCGGCAAGATTGCCGACAGCCTCGACCCGCTGGCTCTGCGCCAGACGGTCATGAAGTTCTTCTAGCTCGCGGTTGCGCTTCTCGACCCGTTCCTCCAGCGAGGTGTTCAGATCCGCCAATTGCCGCGCCAGTTCTTTTTGCTCATGAATGTCTGAGTTCGTCCCCACCCAGCGGAGGAGAGTGCCCTGATCGTCCCTGATCGGCGCGGCCCGCACCAGATGCCAGCAATAGGTCCCATCGGCGCGGCGCAGGCGAAACTCAGTTTCGTAGATCGACTGCGTATCCACCGCCTGTGCCCAGGTTGATGTCGACGCTCCGCGGTCATCCGGGTGTACGATCTCCACCCAATTATCCCCCACCAGACTGCCCTTCTCGGCTCCGGAGTAGGCATAGACCTGATCGCTGATCCAATCCAAATGCCCGTCTGCCGTCGCGGTCCAGACATGCACCGGCATGGTATGCGCCATGGTGCGAAAGCGTTCTTCGGCTTCGCGCAGATGCGCTTCAGCCACCTTTTGCGCGGTGACGTCATGGCCTTGGATCATAATGCCAATGGTCTGCCCCCGCACATTGTCGAGCGGTTGAAATACGAAGTCGACAAAGACACGTTCCGCCGGACCGTCGGGGTTGCGTTGCACCCATGCCTCGGCGCCGTTCTGGCTCACCGCCTTACCGGTGCGGTAGACTTCATCCAGCAGTTCGAAAAAGCCTTGCCCTGCGATCTCTGGCACAGCCTCGCGCACTGGCCGTCCAATCAGATCGCGCTGGCCCACGAGTTGCATATAGGCCGCGTTGGCCGTGCGGAACACATGGTTCGGCCCCATGAGGGTGACCATGAAGTTCGGCGCCTGTTCAAAAATCATTTTGAACAGGCTGATACCGGAATCCAACTCAAGGTTTTGCTGTGTCACCTGATGCGCACGGCGCAATACATCGACTTGGGCGGAACCGGCGATCCCCTCGCCGGGGGTCTCTGCGGTATAGATGTCGGTAATGTCCTGCGTGTGCTGCAGAATAAACTCAACCTCGCCATCCGCCCCGGAGATCGGCGTGTGGGTCGCACTCCAATAGCGGTCCTCGGTTTTGCCCTCCGCGTCGGAGATCGGATAGGGAATGACAGGAAGGTGATCGGCAATGCCATCGCGAAACACCCGCTCGAAGGAAGCGCGGAGCATTCGACCAGATTCACTTTCCGGATCGGAAGGGAATTCTTCGGTGATCACTTTACCGAAAAGCCTGTCAGCCTGCCGGTCGGTAACCTTGAGGTAGGCGTCATTCGCCCAGACCACCCGAAGCTCTTTGTCCAGCAACACGAAGGGCGACGGCGCGGCTTGGAGGATTTTTTCGAAGTCGTGGTTCATCGTGTGTAAATCTACGTTTCTAAAAGGGAAATGCTGGTAGAAGGCTGGTGATGCGCATTCAAACCTGCTTTCCGTTGGCAGGCAAGAACGGTTGTGATGCCCTACCCTGTCGGAGGCACAGGCCAAAACAAAAGCAGCATCGGAATTTTGCGGTTGGTTCTGGAAATATCATCGTATCTCGAATCATGCGGGACAGGGCAATGTGAAACCACAGCCTTTTGGACGCGGTAGAAAATGATGTAGGTCGCAAGACGGGCGGCACCAGCTTTCCGCGCAGATTTTGCAACACCTTGAACTCCGCGCCCAGTTTGCGATGAATGGGGCCGGTGCAACTCTCCGCCCCGTGCTGCCTAGCATTCAAAAGAACCTTTGCCATTTGCCGCATACTCGCCGAGTGCCGCGCCCCAAGCCATTCAGGACAACCGCATGACATTCCGCTTCATCCACGCTTCTGATCTGCATATCGGGCGCAAATTCGCGAATATCCCGCAACCGCCTGACGGCAATATTCGTGGGCGTTTGATGGAAGCGCGTCATGGGGCCATTGCCAAGCTCGCGCAAGCGGCGCGCGATCATGGGGCCGTGCATGTGCTGCTGGCGGGCGATACATTCGACACCGCCACCCCGTCGCCCGCCGTGGTACGGCAAGCGTTGACCGCGATGGGCGAAGAGGCGGGCATCACATGGTGGCTCTTGCCCGGCAACCACGACAACCTGCGCGATGCGGAACCCTTGTGGGACGCGATACGCCGCGACGCGCCTGCAAACCTGCGTGCCTTGACCGATGCTGCCCCAGTCGAAATGGCCGAAGGGGCGACGCTGCTGCCCTGCCCCATCGCTTTTCGCGCGGGCGCCAGCGATCCGAGCGCACCGTTGGATCATATGCAAAGCCCGGAAGGGCATCTGCGGATCGGCCTTGCCCATGGCGGGGTCACGGATTTCACCGAAAGCGGCGATGCGATTGCGCCGGATCGGGACCGACGCGCACGGCTCGATTATCTGGCCCTTGGCGATTGGCACGGGCGGATGGCTGTTTCTGACCGGGTGCACTACTGCGGCACGCCCGAGCAAGACCGGTTCAAACATGGGCGCCGCGGCGTCTGCCTTGCGGTGGGCATCGCAGGCCCGAATGCCGCGCCGGAGGTGGCAGAGGTCGAGACCGGCATCTTCCTGTGGTCGGAGGCTGAGCTTCAGCTTCACCCCAGACAAGATGCCGCCGCGGCGTTGCAGGCTCTCTTGCCCGCCACAGGTCGGCGGGATCACCTGCTGCGCGTCACGGCCAGTGGCTGGGCGGGTCTGCCGGACCGGGCAGATCTTGCCCGCGCCGCCGAAGCCTGCGCGCCGGATTTTGCCCATTTCGATCTGGTGACAGAGGCGCTGGCCACGCAATATGAGGCCGGTGACCTTGATGAGATCGACCGTGGTGGCGCGCTGCGGCTGGCCGCTGAGGCGTTGGTCGCGGAAGCGGAAGCCGAGACCCTCTCGCAGGCCGAACGCGACGTGGCCGCCGACGCTCTTGCCCGGCTGCATGCCTATGTGCAGGGAGCGAAAGCATGAAAATCCGCGCCATCACCCTTAACAATGTCCGCCGCTTTACCGACCCTGCGCAGGTGGTGGGGATCGGCGACGGCATCAACGTATTGAGCGAGCCGAATGAACACGGCAAATCCACCCTCTTTGACGCGATACAGGCTTTGTTCTTCAAACCCTACGGCTCGCGCGATAAAGACGTGGCCGCCCTGCGCCCCCATGCGGGCGGCGCACCTGAGGTGACCATTGAGGTGGAGACTGACGAGGGGCGCTTTGTCGTTTTTAAGCGCTGGTTTCAAAAACCCCTCGCCACCGTTCACCGGAACGGCATGCTGATCGCACAGGCGGATGAGGCCGAGGCGTGGATCGCGCAACTATTGGGCGGTGATGCCGGCGGGCCGTCTGGGCTGATCTGGGTCCGACAGGGGATGACTGCACTCACCGGCGGCTCCACCAAAGAGGAAAAGCTGGCGCTCGAGGCGCGGCGCGATTTGATGACCTCGGTCGGGGCCGAGGTGGAGGCCATGACCGGTGGGCGGCGCATGGACAAGGCGCTGGCCCAATGTCGGGAAGAGCTTGCCCATTACGCGACCAGCACCGGGCGGCCCCGCACGGGCGGCCCGTGGAAAGAGGCGCAGGATCGGGTCGAGACGCTGAGCACTGAGCGTGACCATCTCGCCAGCACCGCGCGGGAGTTGCAAGACGCACTGGCCGAACGGCAGCGCGCCCGACGAGCCTTGGCCGAGTTGGAAACGCCTGAGGTCGTTGAGGAGCGCCGCCAGAAACTTGAAACCGCGCGCACCGCCCATGCCGCTGCCATGCGCCACGCAGAGGAACTTGAAGCCCTTGCCCGCGCTGTGGATCTTGCCCGGCTAAACGCCGAAAGGGCCACAACACGGCTCGACAATTACCGCGCCGCAGAAGCCGAACAGAAAGCCGCCCGATCCGAAGAAGCGCTGGCCCGCAAAGCCACGGAGGCCGCACGTGCTGCCCTGTCTGATCGCCGCACGGCACTGGAGGTCGCTGAGGTCGCTGCCGGGCAGGCCCGCACAGCGTTGCAATCCGCCGAAGACCAGCGCCGCAGCGCCCTGCGCGCAGTTGCCGCCCGCGACGGGGCAGACCGCCGCCGCGCCCTTGAGGCCCGGATCAAAGAGGCCGAAGAGGCCCGTCACCGGATGGAGACAGCCACTGCTGCGGCCAAATCGGGACCCGAGGCCGCCGCGCTGCAACGCCTTGAAACCCTGTCCGCCGAACTTTCCGCCAGCCGCGCTGCACGCGATGCCACCGCAACCCAAGTGATCATGCGCTACGCGCCCGGTCAATCGGGTGCGATCCATGCTGAAAGCGGCCCATTGGCCGACGGCACGCCGCTCCCGCTCCCGCGCAGTACCACCTTGCGGATTGACGGTATCGGCAGCTTGGAAATCCACCCCGGCACCGGCGGGCAAGAGGACGGCACGGTTGAGGCCGCCGCCGCCAGACTACAGGCCGCCCTAGACAAAGTCGGCGCGGCTGATCTGACCGCTGCCCGCACCGCCGCCGCCGCCCGAGCTGAAGCTGCCGCCCGTCAGGGTGAAGCCAAAGCCGTTCTGGCCAGCCTTGCCCCTGATGGGATCGACGCGCTGCACCAAGCGCTCGCCACCATTCCGACACCGGCAGAGGAAGCCGAGGCACCTGATCTTGAGGCTGCCGAAGCCACGCTGCAAAGCGCTCAGTCCGAACATGAAACTTGCCGTATCGCCCGTGAGACGGCTGCCGAAGCGCTGGCGGATGCCAAGGCCGACGCGGCGCGCAACGAAGCGCAGCTGACCTCGCTCACCGACCGTTTGCAGCGGGCCGAAGCGCAGCAGGCCAAACTGGGTGACCTCACGGAGGAAGACCTCGCGGCCCAATCCGTCACCACCGCCGCTGCGCTGGAGGCTGCGCGCCTGAGCCACGCTGAAAAGGCGAAAGACGCGCCGGACGCAACCAGCCTTCAGGCCGCCCTCACCCGCGCGGAATCGGTGGAAACTCAAGCGCGCGATGAAATTGCCCGTTTGCGCCCGCTGCTCGCCCGGCTCAGCGAACGCATCACCCGCGCCTCTGGCGACGCGGTGGAGGAACGGCTGGCCGAGACCCAAGAGCAATTGCAGGCCGCAGAAGAAACCCTCGCTAGGCTCACGCATGAGGTCGCTGTGCTCACCCGGCTGGAGGCTGCACTTCAAAATGCTCGGAACGAAGCGCGGGAACGTTATTTCACCCCCATCGTGAAAGAACTCAAACCGCTTTTGCAACTTCTTTGGCCTGACGCAGAACTGACATGGGGAGAGGAATCGCTCTTGCCCCATGCGCTGATCCGGGGCGGTCGGGAAGAGCCGATTGACATGCTCTCGGGAGGGACGCAGGAGCAGGTGGCACTGCTGGTACGGCTCGCCTTTGCCCGGATGCTGGCACGTGCCGGGCGCATCGCCCCGGTGATCTTGGACGACGCGCTGGTCTTTACCGACGACGACCGGATTGAGCGGATGTTCGACGCGCTGCACCGGCAGGCGGCCGATATGCAGATCATCGTTCTGACCTGCCGCCAGCGCGCCTTCCGCGCGCTCGGAGGACAAGCTTTGCGGCTGCAAGCGGTCGAGGCGTAACACGCCAACGATCATATTCGCCGGTACGGAGCCCCATTCAGCTTTTACAGTTGAACCTTTCCCCCTTTGACGCGTTGGCTTCCTAGCATCTGCGCAGGGCATATGGGGGGAAGATTTTGAGCGATATCGCTGCGATCAGACGGCTGTTGGAAGTGCTGGTAATGATTGCCCTCTTCGTGACCGCCTATTTCGCCAAGGATCTGCTGCTGCCGATCTTGCTTGGCTTCCTCCTCGCCCTCACGCTCAGCCCCTTGATCCGTTCGTTAGAGAAACTTGGCATCGCGCCGCCCTTGGGGGCTGTGATGTTGATTGGCTTTGTTGGGCTGATCATCTTTGTGCTGGCCGGTCTTTCGGCTGGCACCGTGGCCACTTGGGCCGATGAAATTCCATCGCTTGGCAATGAGATACGGCGCAAATTGCAGGGCTGGGTGCAGACCGTTGAAAATGTCCGCTCCGCCACAGAGCAGGTCGAACAAATCACGTCAGAGAATGGTGCCGGTGCTGCGGAAGAAGTGGTGGTCAAACAACCCGGCCTTCTCGACAATGCGATGACCACCGGCGCGCGGATCGGCGGCACTGTGGCCGTGGCACTGGTGCTGGCACTCTTCCTGCTGGCTTCGGGCGATCTGTTCTACCTCAAACTGGTACAGTCGTTTCAAACCTTTACCGGCAAGAAACGCGCGC is a window of Sulfitobacter sp. W027 DNA encoding:
- a CDS encoding AAA family ATPase — its product is MKIRAITLNNVRRFTDPAQVVGIGDGINVLSEPNEHGKSTLFDAIQALFFKPYGSRDKDVAALRPHAGGAPEVTIEVETDEGRFVVFKRWFQKPLATVHRNGMLIAQADEAEAWIAQLLGGDAGGPSGLIWVRQGMTALTGGSTKEEKLALEARRDLMTSVGAEVEAMTGGRRMDKALAQCREELAHYATSTGRPRTGGPWKEAQDRVETLSTERDHLASTARELQDALAERQRARRALAELETPEVVEERRQKLETARTAHAAAMRHAEELEALARAVDLARLNAERATTRLDNYRAAEAEQKAARSEEALARKATEAARAALSDRRTALEVAEVAAGQARTALQSAEDQRRSALRAVAARDGADRRRALEARIKEAEEARHRMETATAAAKSGPEAAALQRLETLSAELSASRAARDATATQVIMRYAPGQSGAIHAESGPLADGTPLPLPRSTTLRIDGIGSLEIHPGTGGQEDGTVEAAAARLQAALDKVGAADLTAARTAAAARAEAAARQGEAKAVLASLAPDGIDALHQALATIPTPAEEAEAPDLEAAEATLQSAQSEHETCRIARETAAEALADAKADAARNEAQLTSLTDRLQRAEAQQAKLGDLTEEDLAAQSVTTAAALEAARLSHAEKAKDAPDATSLQAALTRAESVETQARDEIARLRPLLARLSERITRASGDAVEERLAETQEQLQAAEETLARLTHEVAVLTRLEAALQNARNEARERYFTPIVKELKPLLQLLWPDAELTWGEESLLPHALIRGGREEPIDMLSGGTQEQVALLVRLAFARMLARAGRIAPVILDDALVFTDDDRIERMFDALHRQAADMQIIVLTCRQRAFRALGGQALRLQAVEA
- a CDS encoding AI-2E family transporter, with protein sequence MSDIAAIRRLLEVLVMIALFVTAYFAKDLLLPILLGFLLALTLSPLIRSLEKLGIAPPLGAVMLIGFVGLIIFVLAGLSAGTVATWADEIPSLGNEIRRKLQGWVQTVENVRSATEQVEQITSENGAGAAEEVVVKQPGLLDNAMTTGARIGGTVAVALVLALFLLASGDLFYLKLVQSFQTFTGKKRALKAVYDVERRVSRYLLTITVINAGLGISVGLYLFALGMPVPYVWGMAAFLLNFLPYIGGVIGAVLVGAYAIATFDSLGYAILAPIGYQILTGIEGQFITPYLVGRRLELNTVAVFLTVVFWGWLWGIAGALVAVPFLVVFKVICENVTALNMIGNFLDKSNPEITASAADEAAAEKPAA
- a CDS encoding c-type cytochrome; amino-acid sequence: MIRFALVTLAMTTSAQADHELDRRDIVAGRALYDEACAACHGADLEGQPDWRTPDEDGILPAPPHDATGHTWHHDNLLLFEYTKLGGKAALAARGIEDFNSGMPAFGDALTDDEIWDILAYIRSTWPPREQASQASRNRPH
- a CDS encoding response regulator, whose translation is MNHDFEKILQAAPSPFVLLDKELRVVWANDAYLKVTDRQADRLFGKVITEEFPSDPESESGRMLRASFERVFRDGIADHLPVIPYPISDAEGKTEDRYWSATHTPISGADGEVEFILQHTQDITDIYTAETPGEGIAGSAQVDVLRRAHQVTQQNLELDSGISLFKMIFEQAPNFMVTLMGPNHVFRTANAAYMQLVGQRDLIGRPVREAVPEIAGQGFFELLDEVYRTGKAVSQNGAEAWVQRNPDGPAERVFVDFVFQPLDNVRGQTIGIMIQGHDVTAQKVAEAHLREAEERFRTMAHTMPVHVWTATADGHLDWISDQVYAYSGAEKGSLVGDNWVEIVHPDDRGASTSTWAQAVDTQSIYETEFRLRRADGTYCWHLVRAAPIRDDQGTLLRWVGTNSDIHEQKELARQLADLNTSLEERVEKRNRELEELHDRLAQSQRVEAVGNLAGGIAHDFNNLLQVMTGSLTMAAREISADSPARVRLDAAMRAVERGASLSSQLLAFSRRQPLQPRSIDLRDLLTDIDDILRSALGDGMDVAIDAPDVLWPAYVDAASTQNAVLNLVINSRDAMEGRGKLKIAIANRHFGPEDLLGEPDMVAGDYVEVKVIDEGPGIPAETLDKVFDPFFTTKPVGKGTGLGLSTVYGFARQSGGRVTINSRPGAGTTVTLLLPRAQSAAEPLQWHDPSDISGGNEIVLLVEDDAEVRDATAALLSDLGYHVRTAEDPTAALEVARQEPEFDLLVSDVVMPGELSSRDMAQTLQTERPDLPILFISGYSRDAIVRDGRVDAGVQFLAKPFTKDALAIKVRDALASAPTVADRAAEEAHDRPCRVLLCEDDALIRLDLADILHSLGTEVTETASGQETLDKLQSGQYDALLIDVGLPDISGEEVATRVRKQHPDMPIIFATGQAEVATAATLGRCAVVQKPFGDRDLARALASLGILSQAETATAL
- a CDS encoding DNA repair exonuclease, with the translated sequence MTFRFIHASDLHIGRKFANIPQPPDGNIRGRLMEARHGAIAKLAQAARDHGAVHVLLAGDTFDTATPSPAVVRQALTAMGEEAGITWWLLPGNHDNLRDAEPLWDAIRRDAPANLRALTDAAPVEMAEGATLLPCPIAFRAGASDPSAPLDHMQSPEGHLRIGLAHGGVTDFTESGDAIAPDRDRRARLDYLALGDWHGRMAVSDRVHYCGTPEQDRFKHGRRGVCLAVGIAGPNAAPEVAEVETGIFLWSEAELQLHPRQDAAAALQALLPATGRRDHLLRVTASGWAGLPDRADLARAAEACAPDFAHFDLVTEALATQYEAGDLDEIDRGGALRLAAEALVAEAEAETLSQAERDVAADALARLHAYVQGAKA